In the Saccharococcus thermophilus genome, TGAATGGTTACCGACAATCGGTCCGGATCAAAACCAATCCATTTTTCGCTTGTTAAAAATTCCCATGCCCAATGAATTGCCTCTCTCTTAAAATAATCGCCAATCGAAAAGTTTCCGAGCATTTCGAAAAATGTATGGTGACGTGCCGTTTTTCCGACATTTTCAATGTCATTGGTACGGATGGATTTTTGCGCGTTACAAATGCGTGGATTATCCGGAACGACACGACCATCAAAATATTTCTTTAATGTTGCAACACCGCTATTAATCCACAACAATGATGGATCATCGACAGGAATGAGTGACGCGCTTGGTTCAACGGAATGGCCTTTCTCCTTAAAAAACTCTAAAAACATTCTCCTTACTTGTGCAGAAGTAAGCTTCTTCATGATGATCCTCCCTTTCTAGCATCGTTTTATGGTTGAATATAAAAAACTCTCATCCCCCTTCAGGGACGAGAGTTATGCTCGCGGTACCACCCTGTTTATGAACGGCAAGGCGTTCATCACCTCATTGGCCGTAACGTGGCTTGGACGTCAGGTTTCGCCTGCGCTCCGGATTAGCGTTCTGTTACCCTTCATCTGGAATTTCTTTCAGCCGCGGAAATTCCTCTCTGTGCGCGAATTCGCGCTTTAAGATGGACTGTAACATACTCGATCCGTCATCGCATTATGTATTCACTTTTTCATTGTATGATTATAGACAAGCCTTATCGATTTGTCAACGCGACTGGTAATGTTCTTTCCAATGAAGCAAGGCCACCTTCAATACCGCAAGAAGCGGAACAGCAATAATAAGGCCAATCACTCCGGCAATTTCCCCGCCAAAAAACAAGGCAAACATAATCACGAGCGGATGCATATGCAAACTCTTCCCGACAATCATCGGCGATAAAATATTTCCTTCCAAAAATTGAAGAAGAAAAATAATAGCAGCAACGATCAACACCATTTTCAAGGAAACCGTCACCGCCAGAATGATGGCGGGAATGGCGCCAATCACCGGGCCAAAATAAGGGATAATATTGGTGACGCCAATAATGCAGCCAAGCAAAAGCGGATAATCCATTCCGACAAGCCACAAAGCAAGCGCGGCAACAGAGCCGATCACGGCTCCTACCAACAATTGCCCACGAATATAGTTGCCAAGCGATTCGTCGACATCTTTCAAAAAGGCCATCCCCGGCTCCCGCCACCGTTTCGGCGTCATATACCATACCGCTTTTTTCAACAACTCAATATCCTTTAGCATGTAAAATACAATAAACGGAATAAGCAAAAACAGCATGGCGGAATTCACAAACCATTTTACGCCGTTCATCACCATCGTTACGGCATCAGCAGCTGCTCGTTCCACTTGTACCAACATCGTTTCGATTCGCGTATGAATTTCCATCGGCCATGTCGATGTCTGATTATGAATGCCCTTCGCCCAATTCCGGTATGTTTCGATTAACGCCGGCAGGCTTTCGCTCAATTGCTTTAGCTGTTGAATAAACAGCGGAATGCCTTTATAAAGTCCGTAGCCGATGCCTCCGAAAAAAAGAAAATAGATCAATAATATGGCTATCCAGCGTGGGATTCCCTTTTCATGAATGTATTCCACCAACGGATGCAATAAATAGGTAATAAAAGCGGCAATGATAAATGGAATCAATGCGGTAATCAATAAATCGACGGCAGGCAGCCATACTTCTTTCATGCGGATCACTAAATAGATAATAACCGTAATAAGCAGCCATTTGCCAATCCGGACAATCGACAGCCACTGCTGTTCCCCCATCGTAACACCCCCTACCGTTAGTGTAGGAGAAGAGGGCGGAATTATACAAAAAAGTGCCAATCCCCGTCAGTTTGCGGGAATTGGCACCAGCTTTTAGCGAATGGCTCGGGCCAAACGACGGCGCATTCTTTTCATTGTGCGGTTGTTCATCCAGTCATTGCGCTGTGCTGCTCGATAGGCGGCAATGCCTAATCCTAACGCCAACAGCGAGGTCATTGTCCGATTCATGCTCGTTTCCTCCTAAAATTGGATCGTGCGCTCATGTTCATCAAATAAATCATCCAACGAACTTAACGTCCCGTCTTCCTCGACTTGATGGGTATGAATAATCCCTTTTGACACGGACAATTCAATAAAGCAATCCCAACAATAGTATTGGTTCACACCAATTTTTCCTAAATTTTTGCTTTTACAATTCGGGCAAATGAGCACGAACAGCCACTCTCCTTACATTGTTGTGTTTACAATAATCGCTTCTTCCCCAACGGTAAAAGGGGCAGCGCCGATTCGTTTTTTTCCTTCCGTCAAATCGGCAAAAAAACCGTCTGTAATCTCATATCCTCCGATTATGCCCAATTGCCCGTGAAAATATACATCCTCTAATAATCCCAGCTTTTTTCCATCCGCTGTAATCACCGGTTTGCCGGCGATTCCGCGTTCGCTGTAAAGAGAGTAGCCGGTTTGAACCGAGGAAAATGGCTGTAAACACGCAGCGTCCTTTATGATAACCCCATCTGTTCCAACTGCTTGCACGGCGGAAAACGGGAGATAGCGCTGGCGGGCAAACCACCCTTTGCTTTCCAACGCGAATCCTTGCACTGTTCCATTATTGGTAAAACAAATATCGCTGATTTTTCCAATTGTCTTTCCCGTTTTTTGTTCATATACGGGAAGGCCTTTCATATGGGAAAACGTCCGCAAAGATCTCCCCACCTTTCCAGCCACGCTTAGCTTGGCTAGTTGTTCATAAAATCATACGGTGAAACGTTTTCCATCCCTACGTTCGCATCTTCCATCGGCAGCTCTCCTTCGGTAAATGGAGCAAGAGACCGTTGCAATTTCTCCGTCAGCGTCGTCTGCCGCGCCCCGTCATCGCTGCGGTTGACTCCGAGCCGAAACGCTTCTTCCTCCCCGCATAAAATTAAAAACTTCTTGCTTCTTGTCACGGCGGTATATAGCAAA is a window encoding:
- a CDS encoding AI-2E family transporter, whose protein sequence is MGEQQWLSIVRIGKWLLITVIIYLVIRMKEVWLPAVDLLITALIPFIIAAFITYLLHPLVEYIHEKGIPRWIAILLIYFLFFGGIGYGLYKGIPLFIQQLKQLSESLPALIETYRNWAKGIHNQTSTWPMEIHTRIETMLVQVERAAADAVTMVMNGVKWFVNSAMLFLLIPFIVFYMLKDIELLKKAVWYMTPKRWREPGMAFLKDVDESLGNYIRGQLLVGAVIGSVAALALWLVGMDYPLLLGCIIGVTNIIPYFGPVIGAIPAIILAVTVSLKMVLIVAAIIFLLQFLEGNILSPMIVGKSLHMHPLVIMFALFFGGEIAGVIGLIIAVPLLAVLKVALLHWKEHYQSR
- a CDS encoding YrzQ family protein codes for the protein MNRTMTSLLALGLGIAAYRAAQRNDWMNNRTMKRMRRRLARAIR
- a CDS encoding PRC-barrel domain-containing protein, with the protein product MRTFSHMKGLPVYEQKTGKTIGKISDICFTNNGTVQGFALESKGWFARQRYLPFSAVQAVGTDGVIIKDAACLQPFSSVQTGYSLYSERGIAGKPVITADGKKLGLLEDVYFHGQLGIIGGYEITDGFFADLTEGKKRIGAAPFTVGEEAIIVNTTM